A genomic window from Glycine max cultivar Williams 82 chromosome 17, Glycine_max_v4.0, whole genome shotgun sequence includes:
- the LOC100777184 gene encoding nucleobase-ascorbate transporter 3, whose protein sequence is MGEEHHHHAPPPVQAPPAGPPPPNLALSRGPVWNPTEQLSQLHYCIHSNPLWPVALLLGFQHYIVMLGTTVLIATTLVPAMGGDHGDKARVIQSLLFMSGVNTLLQTWFGSRLPTVMGGSFAFLLPVLSIINDYTDRTFPSEHERFTYTIRTIQGSLIVSSFVNIFLGFSKTWGNLTRLFSPIIIVPLVCVAGLGLFARGFPLVANCVQIGLPMLILLVITQQYLKRLHHAAHQVLERFALLLCIAVIWAFAAILTVAGAYNTAKPQTQVSCRTDRSYLMSSAPWIKVPYPFQWGTPIFRASHVFGMMGAALVSSAESTGGFFAAARLSGATPPPAHVLSRSIGMQGIGMLLEGIFGSVVGTTVSVENVGLLGLTHIGSRRVVQISCGYMIFFSIFGKFGAFFASIPLPIFAAIYCVLFGIVAATGISFIQFANTNSIRNIYVLGLTLFLAISIPQYFVMNTAPDGHGPVRTDGGWFNDILNTIFSSAPTVAIIVGTLIDNTLEGKQTAVDRGLPWWGPFQNRKGDVRNDEFYRLPLRINEYMPTRFL, encoded by the exons atgggTGAAGAGCACCACCACCATGCACCGCCACCGGTTCAGGCACCTCCGGCAGGTCCACCACCGCCAAATCTAGCACTTTCTAGAGGCCCCGTTTGGAATCCAACTGAACAACTCTCGCAGCTTCACTATTGCATCCACTCAAATCCTTTATGGC cgGTAGCACTTCTACTGGGTTTTCAGCATTACATTGTGATGCTTGGAACAACGGTTCTGATTGCAACCACACTGGTTCCTGCAATGGGTGGGGACCAT GGTGACAAGGCTCGTGTGATTCAATCATTGTTGTTTATGTCTGGGGTGAACACACTGCTTCAGACTTGGTTTGGGTCGAGGCTTCCAACAGTGATGGGTGGATCATTTGCTTTTTTACTTCCGGTGTTGTCCATAATCAATGATTACACAGACAGGACATTCCCTTCTGAGCATGAG AGGTTTACCTACACAATCAGAACAATTCAAGGATCTCTAATTGTTTCTTCTTTCGTCaatatcttccttgggtttagTAAGACGTGGGGAAATTTGACAAG gTTGTTTAGTCCCATAATCATTGTACCTTTGGTATGTGTGGCGGGTCTTGGCCTGTTTGCCAGGGGATTTCCATTG GTAGCAAACTGTGTGCAGATTGGATTACCTATGCTCATTCTACTGGTTATAACACAACAG TATTTGAAGCGCCTTCATCATGCTGCTCATCAAGTACTTGAGAGGTTTGCTTTACTTCTCTGCATTGCTGTTATCTGGGCATTTGCTGCTATCCTTACTGTGGCTGGTGCATACAATACTGCTAAACCACAGACCCAAGTGAGCTGTCGCACAGATCGCTCGTACCTTATGTCTTCTGCTCCTTG GATTAAAGTTCCATATCCATTCCAGTGGGGTACCCCCATATTCAGAGCTAGTCATGTCTTTGGGATGATGGGGGCAGCACTTGTCTCTTCTGCTGAG TCAACTGGTGGTTTCTTTGCTGCAGCCAGACTTTCTGGTGCAACACCACCGCCTGCACATGTGCTCAGCCGAAGCATCGGGATGCAG GGCATTGGCATGCTGCTTGAAGGCATATTTGGTTCTGTTGTTGGTACCACTGTTTCTGT TGAAAATGTTGGGCTACTTGGTCTGACGCATATAGGGAGCCGAAGAGTAGTGCAAATATCATGTGGTTATATGATCTTCTTCTCTATTTTTG GGAAATTTGGAGCTTTTTTTGCATCAATTCCCCTACCGATATTTGCTGCCATCTACTGTGTTTTATTTGGTATTGTGG CTGCTACTGGGATTTCTTTTATACAATTTGCAAATACCAATTCCATAAGAAATATCTATGTTCTGGGCCTAACCTTGTTCCTTGCGATATCAATACCACAATATTTTGTCATGAACACCGCACCAGATGGTCATGGTCCAGTTAGAACAGATGGTGGATGG TTTAATGACATTTTGAACACCATATTCTCTTCTGCCCCAACTGTGGCTATAATTGTTGGGACTCTTATTGACAACACACTTGAAGGCAAACAAACAGCTGTGGACAGAGGACTTCCATGGTGGGGTCCTTTCCAGAATAGGAAGGGAGATGTTAGAAACGACGAGTTCTACCGTCTTCCTCTCAGGATAAACGAGTACATGCCCACCAGATTTCTCTAA